The sequence below is a genomic window from Citricoccus muralis.
ATGCTCATCGCCACCGCGGTGATCGGCTCCTACCAGGCGGTGGGCACCCTGTTGGTCTTTGGTTTGCTCGTGGGCCCGGCGGCCACTGCGGCGCTGGTGTCGCGCACCGTGCCCATCATGATCGCCGTCTCGGTGGCTATCGGCCTGCTCGCGGTGTGGGTCGGGTTGCTGATCAGCTTCTACGCGGGTACCGCCGCCTCGGCGTCGATGTCGCTGGTGCCGGTGGTGCTGTTCTTCGTGGTGCTGGCGGTGCGCGAGGTGGTGCGGCTGGTGCGCCGTCGTCGTTTTTCGAACGGTGCTGGTGGACGCCGTCTCTTGAGCGACCGTTCCCCGGTGGCGCAACCGGTGGACCAGCGCGAAAATCCGACTCACGGAGAGGTAGTCTCATGAGCACGCAGCACCTAGTGCAGGCCGAAGACATCGTTTTGATGCACGGTAGCCACCTGGCCCTGGACTCCAGCTCCTTCACCCTGCCCGCTGGTGGGGTGACCGCGGTCATCGGCCCCAACGGCTCCGGTAAGTCCACCCTGCTGCAGGCGATTGCCGGCATTCTGGAGCCGTCGGCGGGACGGATTCAGGTGCTGGGAGCCTCCGTGGAACAGATGCGCCCCCGGATCTCCTACGTGATGCAGTCCGTGGTGTACCCGGTGGGCACGCCGCTCACCGTGCGCGATGTGGTGCGCATGGGGCGTTTCTCCACCCGCGGCTGGTTCAAACCTTTCGGCGCGGACGACCGCAAGGCCGTGAAGGATGCGATGGGGCTGATGAATATTGAGGACCTGGCGCACCGGCATTTAGAAGAGCTTTCCGGCGGGCAGCGGCAGCGCGTGTACGTGGCGCAGGGAGTGGCCCAGGGGCACGAGATTCTGATGCTGGATGAACCGATGACCGGGCTGGATATCGTCTCCAAGCGAATTATCGACGACGTCGTGCACGCCGAAACCGAGCACGGCCACTCAGTGGTGCTCACCACCCATGACTTGGATGAAGCGGCAGCGGCCGATCATGTGCTGTTGCTCAACGGCTCCGTGGTGGCCTCCGGCCCCCCTGAACAGGTCTTGACCCGCGAGCACCTGGAGACGGTGTACGGGCTGGGGGCGCTGCACTCACCGGCCTCGGCGTTGGTGGACCCGCCGCACGAGAACTGCTAGTTCGAGGAGTCCCGGGGCAGGGCCGCGCAGGCGGGGCAAAGCCCGTAGATTTCCAGGGTGTGTTCGAC
It includes:
- a CDS encoding metal ABC transporter ATP-binding protein, giving the protein MSTQHLVQAEDIVLMHGSHLALDSSSFTLPAGGVTAVIGPNGSGKSTLLQAIAGILEPSAGRIQVLGASVEQMRPRISYVMQSVVYPVGTPLTVRDVVRMGRFSTRGWFKPFGADDRKAVKDAMGLMNIEDLAHRHLEELSGGQRQRVYVAQGVAQGHEILMLDEPMTGLDIVSKRIIDDVVHAETEHGHSVVLTTHDLDEAAAADHVLLLNGSVVASGPPEQVLTREHLETVYGLGALHSPASALVDPPHENC